A section of the Bacteroidota bacterium genome encodes:
- a CDS encoding FAD-linked oxidase C-terminal domain-containing protein, with protein MRQSETFSNQLALLRKSLEGDLFEDNVMRLLYSTDASAYKETPLAVIRPKKTADIQKIIEFATANHLTLIPRTAGTSVAGQVVGNGIVVDVSKYMNRILEVNEKEHWVRVQPGVVLDELNLFLQPYGLFFGPETSTSNRCMIGGMTGNNSCGAHSIIYGSTRDHVIEIKAVLSDGREVTFSSLTPEEFKQKCSGNLLENKIYQHISDILSDPENQAEIRKEYPDPDLKRRNNGYAIDLLLETQPFTGSGQPFNFCKLLAGSEGTLAFFTEIKLNLFPLPPKEKGLICVHCHSVDEALRANLLALQHHPDAIEMMDKLVLDLSKDNIGQKPNRFFIHGDPGALLLIEFARNSREELGNIKEAVENDLKAAGYGYDYSIIYGTDIKKVWAVRKAGLGLLSNMPGDAKPVAVTEDTAVNPQVLPEYIEEFKEMLSRYKLHSVYYGHAATGELHLRPILNLKDPKDIELFHTVALETARLVKKYKGSISGEHGDGRLRGEFLPLMVGEKNYRLLCNIKATWDPENIFNAHKITDTPAMNTSLRYAPGQETREIDTVFDFSQTMGILRMAEKCNGSADCRKTSLMGGTMCPSYQATHDEKNTTRARSNMLREFLTLSPKENPFDHKELYEIMDTCLSCKGCKSECPSSVDMAKMKAEFLQHYYDANGIPFRTWAIANIDKIDAWGAIFPSVTNFVLSHQTVSTLLKKMLGFATQRTMPLLSKESLRKWAKHSLNPQGGKYPNGKVYLFNDEFTNYNDTEIGIKAIKLLNRLGYEVVIPQHIESGRAYISKGLIRKARKIASKNVMLLKDLVTAETPLLGIEPSAILSFRDEYPDLVEKALQETANQLATNVFLIDEFLASEIDKGHIQKGQFTSEARKIKYHGHCQQKSVASIAASLKILSFPGNYEVEEIKSGCCGMAGSFGFEKEHYELSMKIGEMVLFPEIRNTPGDVLISAEGTSCRHQIKDGTGRRAFHPVEILYDALIQKQAR; from the coding sequence ATGAGACAATCAGAAACTTTTTCAAATCAACTTGCTTTACTTCGTAAATCCCTGGAGGGGGATCTGTTTGAAGACAATGTTATGCGGCTATTGTACTCTACCGATGCTTCAGCCTATAAAGAAACTCCCCTTGCAGTGATCCGTCCCAAAAAAACCGCAGATATTCAAAAAATCATAGAATTTGCGACGGCTAACCACCTTACGCTGATTCCGCGTACTGCAGGTACTTCTGTGGCCGGGCAGGTAGTAGGTAATGGAATAGTGGTGGATGTCTCCAAATATATGAACCGCATCCTTGAGGTAAATGAAAAGGAACATTGGGTAAGAGTCCAGCCCGGCGTCGTTTTGGATGAGCTGAATCTTTTCCTTCAGCCTTACGGGCTGTTTTTCGGCCCTGAAACCTCAACCTCCAACCGTTGTATGATTGGAGGGATGACCGGCAACAATTCCTGCGGGGCCCATTCAATTATTTATGGAAGTACCAGGGATCATGTCATTGAAATTAAGGCAGTTCTGAGTGATGGGAGGGAAGTGACCTTTTCTTCCCTGACCCCTGAGGAATTTAAGCAGAAATGTTCCGGTAATTTATTGGAAAACAAGATTTATCAACATATCAGTGATATTTTATCAGATCCCGAAAATCAGGCCGAGATACGCAAGGAATATCCTGATCCTGACCTGAAACGCAGGAACAACGGATATGCCATTGACCTTCTGCTGGAGACACAGCCTTTTACCGGCTCCGGCCAGCCTTTCAATTTCTGTAAATTACTGGCGGGTTCTGAAGGTACCCTGGCCTTTTTTACTGAAATCAAACTTAATCTTTTTCCGCTTCCCCCTAAAGAAAAAGGCTTGATTTGCGTGCACTGCCATTCGGTGGACGAAGCCCTGAGGGCTAACCTGCTTGCACTTCAACATCATCCCGATGCAATTGAGATGATGGATAAGCTTGTTCTGGATCTGTCGAAAGACAATATTGGCCAGAAACCGAACCGTTTCTTCATTCACGGTGATCCCGGGGCACTTTTGCTGATTGAGTTTGCACGCAACAGCCGCGAGGAATTGGGAAACATCAAAGAGGCGGTAGAGAATGATTTAAAAGCAGCAGGGTATGGCTATGATTATTCGATCATATACGGGACAGACATAAAAAAGGTTTGGGCCGTGCGTAAAGCCGGATTGGGTTTGCTTTCGAACATGCCGGGAGATGCCAAGCCTGTTGCCGTTACCGAAGACACCGCCGTCAATCCTCAGGTCCTTCCTGAATATATAGAAGAATTCAAGGAAATGCTCAGCCGTTACAAACTGCACAGCGTTTATTACGGCCATGCAGCCACCGGAGAATTGCACCTCAGGCCTATACTCAATTTAAAAGACCCTAAGGATATTGAACTCTTTCATACCGTTGCCCTGGAAACAGCCAGGCTGGTCAAGAAATATAAAGGCTCGATCAGCGGTGAACATGGTGACGGGCGGTTGCGCGGAGAATTTCTTCCCCTGATGGTCGGGGAAAAGAATTACAGGCTTTTATGCAACATTAAAGCCACCTGGGATCCGGAAAACATATTCAATGCCCATAAAATAACAGATACCCCGGCCATGAACACAAGCCTGAGGTATGCCCCAGGTCAGGAAACCCGTGAGATTGATACTGTTTTTGATTTTTCGCAAACAATGGGTATCTTAAGAATGGCCGAAAAATGCAACGGATCAGCCGATTGCCGCAAAACCTCGCTGATGGGGGGAACCATGTGTCCCAGCTATCAGGCCACCCATGATGAAAAGAATACTACCCGTGCCCGTTCCAATATGCTGCGGGAATTTTTGACCCTTTCGCCCAAGGAAAACCCGTTTGACCATAAAGAGCTTTATGAAATCATGGATACATGCCTTTCGTGCAAGGGCTGCAAGTCGGAATGTCCATCAAGTGTCGATATGGCCAAGATGAAGGCCGAATTTCTCCAGCATTATTATGATGCCAACGGAATACCTTTCAGAACATGGGCTATTGCAAATATTGATAAAATAGATGCATGGGGAGCCATATTCCCTTCGGTTACAAATTTTGTACTTTCCCATCAGACTGTTTCCACTCTGCTGAAAAAAATGTTAGGCTTTGCTACCCAACGGACTATGCCTTTACTTTCAAAGGAAAGCTTGAGAAAGTGGGCAAAACATAGCCTTAATCCTCAGGGGGGGAAATACCCCAACGGCAAGGTTTATCTCTTCAATGATGAATTTACAAATTACAATGATACGGAAATTGGAATCAAAGCCATCAAACTGCTCAACAGGCTTGGCTATGAAGTCGTCATTCCCCAACATATAGAAAGCGGAAGGGCATACATTTCCAAGGGGTTAATCCGTAAGGCCCGTAAAATTGCCAGTAAAAATGTCATGCTGTTAAAAGACCTGGTTACCGCCGAAACCCCCTTGCTGGGAATCGAACCTTCGGCAATTCTTTCATTCAGGGACGAATATCCTGACCTGGTTGAAAAAGCGCTGCAGGAAACTGCCAATCAGTTGGCTACAAATGTTTTCCTGATAGATGAATTTTTAGCCTCTGAGATAGATAAGGGCCATATTCAGAAAGGGCAGTTTACCTCTGAAGCCAGAAAAATAAAATATCATGGACATTGTCAGCAAAAATCCGTTGCATCTATAGCAGCTTCTCTGAAAATATTATCATTTCCCGGAAATTACGAAGTAGAGGAAATCAAATCTGGATGTTGCGGCATGGCCGGATCATTTGGTTTTGAAAAGGAACATTACGAATTATCCATGAAAATAGGAGAAATGGTCCTGTTTCCCGAAATCAGAAATACCCCAGGGGATGTTTTAATATCCGCTGAAGGCACCAGCTGCCGCCATCAGATCAAAGATGGGACAGGACGGAGGGCTTTCCATCCCGTTGAAATTTTATACGATGCTTTAATCCAAAAACAGGCCAGGTAA
- the pta gene encoding phosphate acetyltransferase, giving the protein MDLIKSIRENAKKHNKTIVLAEGSEERTIQAADIALRDKLAQIILLGSKDEIMKQAANFHLGNIEKATIIDPKTDSKREKYADLMVKLRKSKGMTKEEALGLLDDPLYFATLVVKAGDADGEVAGAINATGDVLRPAFQYVKTLPGISVVSGAFFMMLKDPDYGENGIIVFADCAVIPNPNYKELAEIAVTTGKTTKAIGGFEPRIAMLSFSTKGSAKNEMVDKVVNATKLAKEMDPTLLIDGELQADAALVDKVGKLKAPGSPIAGKANVLIFPTLEVGNIAYKLVQRLAHAEAVGPVLQGMAAPINDLSRGCSANDIVNMIAITANQAAGK; this is encoded by the coding sequence ATGGATTTAATAAAAAGTATCAGAGAAAACGCCAAAAAACATAACAAAACTATTGTTTTGGCAGAAGGAAGCGAAGAACGCACGATTCAGGCGGCGGATATAGCTTTGAGGGACAAGCTCGCCCAGATCATCTTATTGGGCAGTAAGGATGAAATTATGAAGCAAGCTGCTAATTTTCACCTGGGAAATATTGAAAAAGCCACCATCATTGACCCTAAAACCGATTCAAAAAGAGAGAAATATGCTGATTTAATGGTCAAATTGCGCAAGAGCAAAGGCATGACCAAAGAGGAGGCTCTTGGTTTGCTGGATGATCCTTTGTATTTCGCCACGCTTGTTGTTAAAGCCGGAGATGCAGACGGTGAGGTTGCGGGAGCCATTAATGCTACCGGGGATGTATTGCGCCCTGCCTTTCAGTATGTAAAAACATTACCCGGCATCAGTGTGGTATCCGGTGCTTTTTTCATGATGTTAAAAGATCCTGATTATGGCGAAAACGGCATCATTGTTTTTGCAGATTGCGCTGTTATTCCTAATCCCAATTATAAAGAACTGGCCGAAATTGCTGTTACAACCGGGAAAACCACCAAGGCCATAGGAGGTTTTGAACCAAGAATTGCCATGTTAAGTTTTTCGACCAAGGGCAGTGCAAAAAATGAAATGGTTGATAAAGTGGTTAATGCCACCAAACTGGCCAAAGAGATGGATCCTACCCTGCTGATAGATGGCGAGCTTCAGGCTGATGCTGCCCTGGTGGACAAGGTTGGGAAACTGAAAGCTCCGGGAAGTCCCATTGCCGGTAAAGCCAATGTATTGATATTCCCTACCCTTGAAGTTGGAAATATTGCCTACAAGCTGGTTCAAAGATTGGCTCATGCCGAAGCTGTCGGTCCTGTTTTACAGGGTATGGCTGCTCCTATCAATGACCTCTCCAGAGGCTGTTCAGCCAACGATATCGTAAATATGATTGCCATTACAGCCAATCAGGCTGCAGGAAAATAA
- a CDS encoding 3-hydroxyacyl-CoA dehydrogenase NAD-binding domain-containing protein has protein sequence MPELLEDFSLSKQNHKKGSIQKIGIVGCGNVGQEIARLLSQYGLEVIYIEKNTELVEEVFGKIKKQLDEAIDKWGLTEGDKRAILSRIKGSTEYSSLSNCDLVIEAIYSYKTGSSLDERREIFRNIEQYVSEETVICSNSSTLMISDIASFLQHPERSMGLHFLSPETTVKIVEVVRGLNTNDETYDFVCKFAKMIEKKVITVNESPGNISTRLICTLINEACETLMEGVASVQDIDDTMKLGFGLQVGPLELADKLGLDKILKYMDNLYAEFGLQKFKASPIIKRLVRANHLGRKTLKGFYSYDGERKIGEAISCPEYKL, from the coding sequence ATGCCGGAACTTTTAGAAGATTTCAGCCTGAGCAAACAGAACCACAAAAAAGGAAGTATCCAAAAAATCGGGATAGTCGGTTGTGGAAATGTCGGACAGGAAATAGCAAGGCTTCTTAGCCAATATGGCCTTGAAGTAATCTATATCGAAAAAAACACAGAACTGGTCGAGGAAGTCTTTGGAAAAATAAAAAAGCAACTGGATGAAGCCATTGATAAATGGGGGCTGACTGAGGGGGATAAAAGAGCTATACTCAGCCGGATCAAAGGTTCGACTGAGTATTCTTCTTTAAGCAACTGTGATCTGGTCATTGAAGCTATTTATTCGTATAAGACCGGCAGCAGTTTAGATGAAAGACGTGAGATTTTCAGGAATATAGAACAATACGTTTCTGAAGAAACGGTTATTTGTTCCAATTCTTCTACTTTGATGATCTCCGATATTGCTTCTTTCCTGCAACATCCCGAAAGATCCATGGGGCTGCATTTTCTTTCCCCCGAAACTACAGTAAAGATAGTGGAAGTAGTCAGAGGTTTAAACACCAATGATGAAACTTATGATTTCGTCTGCAAATTTGCCAAAATGATTGAAAAAAAGGTGATTACGGTAAATGAATCGCCAGGGAACATCAGTACAAGGTTGATTTGTACATTAATTAATGAAGCATGCGAAACCCTGATGGAAGGAGTTGCTTCCGTTCAGGATATTGACGATACCATGAAGCTTGGTTTTGGCCTGCAGGTTGGACCATTGGAGCTGGCCGACAAATTAGGGCTGGATAAAATCCTGAAATATATGGATAATCTTTATGCGGAGTTTGGATTGCAGAAATTCAAGGCCTCTCCTATAATCAAACGGCTGGTTCGTGCCAATCATCTGGGAAGAAAGACCCTCAAAGGTTTTTACAGTTATGACGGCGAAAGAAAAATTGGCGAAGCGATTTCCTGCCCTGAATACAAACTTTAA
- a CDS encoding acetate kinase has protein sequence MKIIVINCGSSSIKYQLFDTKNREVLAKGIIEKIGLHGSFLKNERNDGDQVKLEGEIIDHQAGIEYMLGVLSSEAHGSIKKFDEIDAVGHRVVHGGEKFNTSVLITDDVIRKVEECIDLAPLHNPPNLRGIFAMQTLLPKVPQVGVFDTAFHQTMPDMAYMYAIPYSLYKKYGLRRYGFHGTSHRYVSQRICEILGVDIKTKRIITCHLGNGASVAAIKYGESVDTSMGLTPVEGLIMGTRTGDLDLGVLTYIMAREEININTANTLINKHSGMLGISGVSSDMREIQAAAEQGNQRAQLALNMFHYRVRKYIGAYTAVLGGVDIIVFTGGIGENSDISRELICKDFEYLGLEFDHEKNKGVRGKETVISKSNSKVVAAIVPTNEELMIAMDTEKIVKRL, from the coding sequence ATGAAAATTATTGTTATCAACTGTGGAAGTTCATCAATAAAATATCAGTTGTTCGATACCAAAAACCGTGAAGTACTTGCTAAAGGGATAATTGAAAAGATAGGATTACATGGTTCCTTTCTGAAAAATGAACGGAATGACGGGGACCAGGTTAAGCTCGAAGGAGAAATTATCGATCATCAGGCCGGAATTGAATATATGTTGGGGGTATTGTCCAGTGAAGCGCACGGCAGCATTAAGAAATTTGATGAGATCGATGCCGTGGGCCACCGTGTAGTGCATGGAGGAGAAAAATTCAATACCAGTGTCCTGATTACCGATGATGTCATCAGGAAAGTTGAAGAGTGCATTGACCTGGCACCTTTACATAATCCGCCCAATCTACGGGGGATTTTTGCCATGCAGACTTTACTCCCTAAAGTTCCACAGGTAGGGGTATTTGATACCGCTTTTCACCAAACAATGCCTGACATGGCTTATATGTATGCCATTCCCTATTCTTTATATAAAAAATATGGTTTAAGGCGTTATGGATTTCACGGTACCAGCCACCGTTATGTCTCCCAAAGGATTTGTGAGATTCTTGGAGTAGATATCAAAACCAAGCGCATCATTACCTGTCATCTGGGAAATGGGGCATCGGTTGCTGCCATAAAATATGGCGAGTCGGTGGATACTTCCATGGGGCTCACTCCCGTGGAAGGATTAATCATGGGTACCCGTACAGGTGATTTGGATCTGGGCGTTTTGACCTATATCATGGCCAGGGAGGAGATTAACATCAACACGGCCAATACGTTGATCAACAAACATAGCGGAATGCTCGGTATTTCAGGCGTTTCCTCAGATATGAGGGAAATTCAGGCTGCTGCTGAGCAGGGAAACCAAAGAGCACAACTTGCCCTGAATATGTTCCATTACCGGGTCAGAAAATATATCGGAGCCTACACCGCTGTTCTGGGCGGGGTGGATATTATAGTTTTCACCGGAGGAATCGGTGAAAACTCAGATATCTCCAGGGAACTTATTTGTAAAGATTTTGAGTATCTTGGACTGGAATTTGATCATGAGAAAAATAAAGGTGTAAGAGGGAAAGAAACGGTCATTAGTAAAAGTAACTCTAAAGTTGTTGCCGCCATAGTACCTACTAATGAAGAACTTATGATCGCCATGGATACCGAAAAAATTGTTAAAAGACTGTAG
- a CDS encoding bifunctional enoyl-CoA hydratase/phosphate acetyltransferase encodes MELLHLDQLMDLAKARPSKKIAVVGADDQPSLIAIRDVVEAKIAIPVLIGNKANIQAMAKEIGFTVSGFEIIDQPDVVKASRLAIDLVKTGNADILMKGMLQTATLLHAVLNDEYGIRKKNIVNHFALFESPYYHKLLGISDAAINILPLLADKVEIIKNAVEIYHKLGIENPKIGILSALELVNPKMTATVDAALLTMMNRRNQITGCTIDGPFALDNAISKEAARHKNISGEVAGDVDMLLTPDINCGSILYKAMAFLGGAKHAGIVTGASVPVVLNSRADSSLTKLLSVALAVALA; translated from the coding sequence ATGGAATTATTACATTTAGATCAATTAATGGATTTGGCAAAAGCCAGGCCATCAAAAAAGATAGCCGTAGTAGGGGCCGATGATCAACCCTCGCTTATTGCCATCCGGGATGTTGTTGAAGCAAAAATTGCAATTCCCGTTTTAATTGGGAATAAGGCCAATATTCAGGCAATGGCAAAGGAAATTGGGTTTACGGTTTCCGGTTTTGAAATCATCGATCAGCCGGATGTAGTCAAAGCATCCCGGCTGGCCATTGATTTGGTCAAAACCGGGAACGCCGATATTTTGATGAAAGGGATGTTGCAAACCGCCACTCTGCTGCATGCCGTTCTGAACGACGAATATGGAATCAGAAAAAAAAACATTGTCAACCATTTCGCCCTGTTTGAATCTCCCTATTATCATAAATTATTGGGTATTTCGGATGCCGCGATCAATATTTTGCCGCTTTTGGCCGATAAGGTAGAGATCATCAAAAATGCGGTGGAAATCTATCATAAGCTGGGTATTGAAAATCCCAAAATAGGCATTCTCAGCGCTTTGGAACTGGTGAATCCCAAGATGACTGCCACCGTTGATGCTGCATTGCTGACCATGATGAACCGCCGCAATCAAATTACAGGTTGTACCATTGATGGCCCTTTTGCCCTGGATAATGCCATATCAAAGGAAGCAGCCAGGCACAAAAATATTTCCGGAGAGGTTGCCGGAGATGTTGATATGCTTTTAACTCCCGATATAAACTGTGGTTCGATTTTATATAAAGCCATGGCTTTTCTGGGCGGTGCCAAACATGCCGGTATAGTTACCGGGGCTTCTGTGCCGGTAGTTCTCAACTCACGTGCGGATTCTTCTTTGACCAAACTTTTATCCGTTGCTCTTGCTGTGGCTTTGGCCTAG
- the buk gene encoding butyrate kinase, whose amino-acid sequence MDYRKVLVINPGSTSTKIAVYDETHSLFLKTIRHSVDELKNFNRVTEQFAFRKQIILSELENAEIDLNQICVIVGRGGLVKPLESGIYEVNDRLREDLMRGVQGEHASNLGGLIAYEIASSLPHATAYIADPVVVDELQDVARISGHPKFTRKSVFHALNQKAVARSYADHTHKKYEELNLIVAHLGGGISVGAHNHGKVIDVNQALDGEGPFTPERSGTLPVGALTDLCFSGTFSHDEVRKMITGKGGYVAYMGTNNAYEVEVMAQNGNAFAQLIQNALAYQVAKEIGSMSAVLKGEVDAIILTGGIAHNNSIVEYIKQMISFIAPVIVYPGEDEMKALAMNGFMVLSGKLHCKEYK is encoded by the coding sequence ATGGATTACAGAAAGGTGCTTGTCATAAACCCCGGATCAACATCAACCAAAATAGCCGTCTATGATGAGACGCATTCTTTATTCCTGAAAACTATAAGGCATTCCGTTGATGAATTAAAAAATTTCAACAGGGTGACCGAGCAGTTTGCTTTCCGTAAACAAATTATCTTAAGCGAACTTGAAAATGCAGAAATAGACCTTAATCAGATTTGCGTAATTGTTGGCCGGGGCGGTTTGGTTAAGCCTCTGGAATCAGGTATTTACGAAGTCAATGACAGATTAAGGGAAGATTTGATGCGGGGTGTGCAGGGAGAACATGCTTCTAACCTGGGCGGATTGATTGCTTATGAAATTGCCAGTAGCCTGCCCCATGCAACAGCTTATATTGCTGATCCGGTTGTGGTAGATGAACTCCAGGATGTAGCCCGGATCAGCGGACATCCAAAATTTACCAGGAAATCCGTATTCCACGCCCTCAATCAAAAGGCAGTGGCCCGTTCTTATGCCGACCATACCCATAAAAAATATGAAGAGCTCAACCTGATCGTGGCCCATCTGGGCGGTGGAATTTCCGTAGGTGCCCATAACCACGGGAAAGTAATTGATGTAAATCAGGCCCTTGACGGGGAAGGGCCCTTTACTCCCGAACGTTCCGGCACCCTTCCCGTAGGAGCTTTAACCGATCTGTGTTTCAGTGGGACTTTCAGTCATGATGAAGTGCGGAAAATGATTACCGGCAAAGGCGGTTATGTCGCCTATATGGGAACCAACAATGCCTATGAGGTGGAAGTGATGGCCCAAAATGGAAATGCTTTTGCTCAACTTATTCAAAATGCTTTGGCCTATCAGGTTGCTAAAGAAATCGGGTCCATGAGTGCAGTATTAAAAGGAGAGGTAGATGCGATTATCCTTACCGGTGGCATTGCACACAATAATTCCATTGTCGAATACATAAAACAGATGATCTCTTTCATTGCTCCCGTGATTGTATACCCCGGTGAAGATGAAATGAAAGCCCTGGCCATGAATGGCTTTATGGTTTTGAGTGGAAAACTTCATTGTAAAGAATATAAATGA
- a CDS encoding Hpt domain-containing protein: protein MLAEKKIYDLSYLESLSGGDQEFTLDMLREFIHNTPDSVQKIKNCTQEQNWKQLSFEVHKFIPTLAFVGFTNLNEELDQIYRKASSDSNTEAIPDLIQTVEKRCKNLLDCLQADFIL from the coding sequence ATGCTGGCTGAAAAAAAAATATACGACCTCTCCTACCTTGAGAGTTTATCCGGTGGTGATCAGGAATTTACACTCGATATGCTCAGGGAATTCATTCATAATACCCCCGATTCCGTTCAAAAAATAAAAAATTGTACTCAAGAGCAGAATTGGAAACAACTTAGCTTCGAAGTACACAAATTTATCCCCACCCTTGCCTTTGTCGGATTTACAAACCTAAACGAAGAACTCGACCAGATTTACCGGAAAGCCTCTTCCGATTCAAATACTGAAGCTATCCCTGACCTGATACAAACAGTTGAAAAAAGATGTAAAAATTTATTGGATTGTTTACAGGCTGATTTTATTTTGTAA
- a CDS encoding response regulator transcription factor has protein sequence MKILICEDDIMTLKALEHRLKKEGYETITAADGKQASELLQNNPEINFLLTDIHVPYISGLELISLVRDKLKKQIPIVVLTRVGLEDVVLRAFEMGADDYIVKPFSPDELSLRIKRQVIKNNL, from the coding sequence ATGAAAATATTAATTTGTGAAGACGACATAATGACCCTTAAAGCTTTGGAACACAGGCTTAAAAAAGAAGGTTATGAAACAATCACAGCAGCTGACGGAAAACAAGCATCTGAATTATTGCAAAATAATCCTGAGATAAATTTCCTCCTCACTGATATACACGTTCCTTATATAAGTGGCCTTGAATTAATCAGCCTGGTCAGGGACAAGCTGAAAAAACAGATACCCATTGTGGTGTTGACCAGGGTGGGACTTGAAGATGTCGTACTTCGGGCATTTGAAATGGGGGCCGATGATTATATCGTGAAACCCTTTAGTCCCGATGAATTATCCCTGAGGATCAAACGTCAGGTAATCAAAAACAATTTGTGA
- a CDS encoding lysophospholipid acyltransferase family protein, with protein MKYLSRFILWLSGWKAEGKFPEAKKFIVVCAPHTSMWDFVIGRLYYFSVGLKPCIMIKKELFFFPLGGILRWLGAIPVERFKKTNIVDQVVEQINKSDRFVLTITPEGTRRKVKKWKTGFYQIATKANIPILCGYFDYKRKVIGIGDLYYLTEDVEHEMRKAKLYFKDIHPRHPEKFTIGDVQ; from the coding sequence ATGAAGTATTTAAGTCGTTTTATTCTTTGGTTATCCGGATGGAAAGCAGAAGGAAAATTTCCTGAGGCGAAAAAATTTATAGTAGTCTGTGCCCCTCACACATCCATGTGGGATTTTGTAATCGGGCGTTTATATTATTTTTCCGTGGGGCTGAAGCCTTGCATCATGATCAAAAAGGAATTGTTCTTTTTCCCTTTAGGTGGAATTTTAAGATGGTTGGGAGCTATTCCTGTTGAGCGATTTAAAAAAACAAATATTGTTGATCAGGTGGTTGAACAGATCAATAAATCTGATAGGTTTGTACTGACAATTACTCCTGAAGGAACCAGGAGAAAAGTGAAAAAATGGAAAACGGGATTTTACCAAATTGCAACCAAGGCCAATATTCCTATTTTGTGCGGATATTTCGATTATAAGCGTAAAGTAATTGGTATCGGAGATTTATACTATCTTACTGAAGATGTGGAACATGAAATGAGGAAAGCCAAGTTGTATTTCAAAGATATTCATCCCCGTCATCCCGAAAAGTTTACAATTGGTGATGTTCAATGA
- a CDS encoding peptidylprolyl isomerase, with amino-acid sequence MNVSKDKVISLTYELRAENNTGKVIEIVKEDNPLNFIFGAGYLLPKFESNLDGLKKGDSFEFTLKSADAYGEYDETAIIEVPKNVFMVDGKIEDSILKIGNNIPMQDNQGNKLNGKVLEINDTAVKMDFNHPLAGTNLFFAGNVFDVREATTDELAQGLHHSCCESEGDCNDGGCDCGCH; translated from the coding sequence ATGAATGTTTCCAAGGACAAAGTTATTTCCTTAACCTATGAGCTGAGAGCTGAAAATAATACCGGTAAGGTCATAGAAATTGTAAAAGAAGACAATCCTCTTAATTTCATTTTTGGTGCAGGTTATTTACTGCCTAAATTTGAATCAAACCTGGATGGATTGAAGAAGGGAGATTCGTTCGAATTTACTTTAAAAAGTGCCGATGCTTATGGAGAATATGATGAAACGGCCATAATTGAGGTTCCCAAAAACGTGTTTATGGTTGACGGGAAAATTGAAGACTCTATTCTGAAAATCGGGAATAATATTCCTATGCAGGACAACCAGGGAAACAAGCTCAACGGTAAAGTTCTTGAAATTAATGATACGGCTGTAAAAATGGATTTTAACCATCCACTGGCCGGCACCAACTTGTTTTTTGCCGGAAATGTATTTGACGTAAGGGAGGCAACTACAGATGAATTAGCACAAGGACTGCATCATTCCTGCTGCGAATCCGAAGGGGATTGCAATGATGGCGGTTGCGACTGCGGATGTCATTAA
- a CDS encoding cold shock domain-containing protein encodes MKGKVKWFNAAKGYGFIQSDEGNDVFVHYTGIVKDGYKKLLAGQEVSFEITDGDKGPQATNVTVVEE; translated from the coding sequence ATGAAAGGTAAAGTTAAATGGTTTAATGCAGCCAAAGGCTACGGTTTTATTCAAAGCGACGAAGGTAATGATGTATTTGTTCATTATACCGGTATAGTAAAAGATGGTTACAAAAAACTTCTGGCAGGTCAGGAAGTTTCATTTGAAATTACTGATGGCGACAAAGGCCCTCAGGCAACTAATGTAACCGTAGTTGAAGAATAA